The Drosophila suzukii chromosome X, CBGP_Dsuzu_IsoJpt1.0, whole genome shotgun sequence DNA window ATAGTTTATCAATATATagtataatatttatatagataaataaatattataatctatccaattttaaaattttgtataatcTAGTTAGTTTCCATTTCatatatcatttttatattttgattaagtacattaaaaaaagttcaaatataacaaaatattttactatttACTGGCGTCTTAAAATAGTTAGTTGATATAGAAGTAAATAATACTTAACAATTAATTACTACTTTAAACTTAAAACAAATAATGTTTTTCAGAATCCACATGTCAACAGTTTTGCACATCCGCCGTCAGGACCAAGGCATCCAATACCTTCATGGAATGAATCAAACTATGTAACTCGTAATATTCCAGTGGATGCATCAGTGCGGGTGCCGATGGTACACCGCATACCACCTACAATTATTTATCATACTGACATGGTTCAAGATGAGGAAAGCGCTCCCGTAACTGGAGCTGCAAACTTGGTTCCTAGCCCGGATTTCAGTTGTCCTGCTCAGGCTGTCGATATGACGGTGATCCAGCCAGTAAATAATTCAAGCCAAGTTCCCAACATGGTCATGgtagaaaatgaaaatgtagAACACATACAGCCTAAGATAAGTCACCATCTCAATATGATTCAGGAACCGGAAACCGTTTTATCAGCTATAGATTACAACCGCGATTATAATTCTTCTGCTAGGGCTCGCGATATGACGGTGATCCAGCCTGAAAATAATTTAATCCAGGCTCCCAACTTCATCATGGTAGAACAGGAAATTGTGGAACGCATACAACCTGAGATTGTTAATCATCCTCTTATGGTTCAGGATCCCAGTTTGACCATACTACCGAATACCGTCCCACCAACTAAAGCTTCTGATTTCGTTTCTAACCCGTATCAGAATTCTCCTGTTAAGGCTGTCGGTTCAGTGGTGATCCAGGAAGAAAATAACATAATCGTGATAAAGCCGGAAATTGTAGAACGTATACAATCTGCTATTCAACAACAACCAAATATTGAAGTTCAGGATCCCAAATCGACCCTACAACCGATAACCGTCCTACCAACTAAAGCCTCTGATTTGGTTCCTAACCCGGAAACCGTTTTATCAGCTATAGATTACAACCGCGATTATAATTCTTCTGCTAGGGCTGTCGATATGACGGTGATCCAGCCTGAAAATAATTTAATCCAGGCTCCCAACTTGATCATGGTAGAACAGGAAATTGTAGAACGCATACAACCTGAGATTGTTAATCATCCTCTTATGGTTCAGGATCCCAGTTTGACCATACTACCGAATACCGTCCCACCAACTAAAGCTTCTGATTTGGTTTCTAACCCGTATCAGAAATCTCCTGTTAAGGCTGTCGGTTCAGTGGTGATCCAGGAAGGCTCCAACATAATCGTGATAAAGCCGGAAATTGTAGATCGTATACAATCTGATATTCAAAACCAACCAAATATTGAAGTTCAGGATCCCAAATCGACCCTACAACCGATAACCGTCCTACCAACTAAAGCCTCTGATTTGGTTCCTAACCCAAGGAATCTAGTCACTTCTTCAAATAAATCAGATTATGGAACTCAGAATATTCCAATGGATGCAGCAGTGCAAATGCCACTTGTAGACTGCATAATACCTCAAATTATTTGTCACACCATTTTGACCATAGAACCGGACACCGATCTACCAACTAAAGCTTCTGATTTGGTTCCTAAGCCGGATCATAATTCTTCAGCTAAGGCTGTTGATTTGACGGAAGAAAGTTCTTCAAATCAGGTTCCCAACTCGATTGTGGTACAACAGGAAACCGGAAACCAAGAATCTCACAATTCAACCTTAAAGGAAGAGGAAAAGAAGTCTGATCTTGACATTTCTAAAAAAGATATCGCCCAAAAACAAGCTACCGAATCGGAGAAGCAATCTGGAGCCACTTTATTACCACATCAGAACATGAAACTCGAATCGCATGCCATTGCGGACATTAGGAAAGGAATGGATCAGTTGCAACTCCCTGATCCACTGCCCGATCTGCTGCCAGAGGCACCCTTGACAACTTATATTCCTGAGCCAACTAAACAGGAACCCATCACTAGTTCACAAATTACCAATCCACTAAAGGAGAAGAACTCACAGCCAGCGTCTCTCGAAAAGAACATTATAACAAATACACAGCAACCTGCGAACAAATCCGAGCAAATCTACCCAACGCCAGAAGAAAACGTGAGTCATAAAAATTGTTACTAGCCGAAATGGATCACTTGAAgtaattttctcattttgtttCACAGCCAGCGTCTCTCGAAGAGAACATTATAACAAATATACAGCAACCTGTGAACAAATCCGAGCAAATCTACCCAACGCCAGAAGAAAACGTGAGTCATAAAAATTGTTACTAGCCGAAATGGATCACTTGAAgtaattttctcattttgtttTCAGGTTCCTAAACTTCCACAAGAACCAGAGGTCAACGCGAATCAGTGGCCACCTTTGGGCAGTCGTTCACGATCCAAAGCAGCGCCAAAGAAGGAACCTATTTCACCGGAAAACACATTACAACAGTCAGGATCGGTAAATTCATCAAGGTACACGTGCAGGTTGCTTGAAACTCGGAACACCAATAAATCCATGGAACGCAGAGTACCCCCAGCAGTCGAGTCCAAGCGCAATCTGACCAAAAATAAAAGGGATTTGGTTATGCAACCAAAGGTTACCGGCCAAAATTACCAACAAGGTGTAAAGGAAGCCCATGTTAAGCCCAAAGGAACCGAAACACCTAATCAGTCGCTCAAGGTTATAAAAACGAAGAAGGATTTGATTTCTCAACCCATAGGACTCGATCCACAAGGCAACAAGGAAAATCAGCCACAGGCAATAGTAGTTAAACCCGAAACACCCCCACTCAATGGACTGAAAAACAGTAGTGATATAATTTCCCAACCTAAACCGATCCTACGAGATGTAAACCAAGGTAATTGCGAGAACCTGTCAAAAGTAACCAAAGTACCTGTACCGGATACAAAATCACTCAATGTACTGAAGAAAGAAAAGGATATGATTGCTCAACCAAAGGTTGTCCTACGTGATGATAGGCAGTGCAAAAAAGAAAACCCTTCAAAGCGCACAGTAACTGAAATGGAAGCTAAATCGCCGATTGCTCCTCAATCAGAGTCTGCAGCAAACGTAAAAAGCTCTTCGCAAGTTAAAAAACCTTTGGACAATAAATCATCGGAAGTAAAATTGCCACCCAAGAAAAAACTAATGATAAATTCACCACCAAAGACTAACGACAAACACAAGGATTCAGTAACAGATTCAAAAGGCTCTACGCAAGTTAAGAACCCTGTGAGCACCTCGCAGCAAAAGCctttggaaaaaatcattatGAATTCACCATCAACTCATCACAAACCCAAGGAACCCGTAACAGATTCAAAAAGCTCTACGCAAGTTAAAAAACCCTTAAAAGCACCACAGGATAATAAGGATAGTAAGCCCTTGGAAATAAAGTCTCCCGCAACAAAAAAACCCATGCTGGATTCACCACCCAACATTCAGCACAAACCCAAGGAGCCAGCCTCAACAGATTCAAGGCGTACATCCAACATGTTCGAGCTCCTGGAGGTCGACGATGAGGAGGTTGGCCAATTGGAGGAGCCCGAAATCAAAGCCGATCCCCAGAGGTTGGGCAATTTGAAAAGGAAGGAGAAGAGGCGTCTTAAAAAGCAAGAAACAGCTAAAAAGAATCAAATACGGTCTAATAAGATGGCTGCCAAAAAGGCGGCAATAGCTGAAAAGGAAAAGTCTGAAGTGGTAAAGCCAATGCCAAGCAGTGAGTCATTTGTAGGAAGCCTTCCCGAAAGTACAACGAAACTGAAAAGAATCGAGAAAAACGAGCTGGGCCTGTGGCGGCTAACCGATATCACCAAAAAGTATTCAATGCCAGAATCACCCACTGCAAAAGATGTTTCGGGATGTAAACCCATTGAGCCCCGGCCACCACCAGGTGCTCCTGTGCCCCAGCCTGCGCCGCGTCCTCCAGGTCCGCCACCGGCTTCTCCTCGACCAGCACCTGCTGGCAGTTCGGGGCCAATGATTGCCAACAACCAAACATTTAAATCGGCCACCAACAGAAAGAACGCTACGTTAAGTAGGTTCATGAATGCCATAAGTCTAGCCGCCTTGAAAAAAACCAAAGTTCCTGAGAATAAAGCATCAGCCGATGGGTCTAAGCCTACGACTGCGAAGGACAGCACCCCAACACTACGTTTGCGACCACAGATGCTAACTAAGGAGGAAGTAAAACCATGTCAGAGCACATTGTCAGTTGAAACAGCacaaaaaactttaaaggacTCAGATCTAAATCCATTTAGAATATTAGAATCGTTCGGATTCCCAAAAAGCCAAGATGTTGCAACAGCTAAAAGTCAACTATCTGATTCTGGAGCTCAAGAAAGTACTTTAACAAAATTAAGCGAGGTCAAGTCGTCGGTTGAAGCAGCACCAGAAGTCTCGAAGAAGGTTGAT harbors:
- the LOC108018850 gene encoding uncharacterized protein; this encodes MEYQGFNPKGIYYIQLNPNGLVSANGNAQYQPSGAGNPQPVYGNSNSPSLLPCPYPGHSASYSPPSPRQPQPGYTNSYLPPSNQSNTIANTAPSYQLYYLSNSTPSSTPNSLENSLSEHQLYNSSNSTANRSVPPYPYSADLRNIVVFGNTQGFYHRGCWYNCGLYLPTSIAPEQDQVQVPQQSQSYVAPMQPQHPTTPQVNQQARFPYAGTPRFAEQDQIYELREQVPPLPAAANQRAQVFPIGNHIPPPHPQPRAQDPPLTGVYMVTGQAPLQPGTSYHYQEPPQPQHVPPPEQVPLIHGYAYAPTAAPQVQAEVLATPHLGYKQPLRYQHVPPASPPQHIQPAQHFPPPQHIPPPQQVPPTHVSTHAPPAPPKAQAEVQPTPHLVEIVLGPSVAVTKTEDRIIIDLRPRCPRGPVPEHQNPVKESQQIIEVIQDNPHVNSFAHPPSGPRHPIPSWNESNYVTRNIPVDASVRVPMVHRIPPTIIYHTDMVQDEESAPVTGAANLVPSPDFSCPAQAVDMTVIQPVNNSSQVPNMVMVENENVEHIQPKISHHLNMIQEPETVLSAIDYNRDYNSSARARDMTVIQPENNLIQAPNFIMVEQEIVERIQPEIVNHPLMVQDPSLTILPNTVPPTKASDFVSNPYQNSPVKAVGSVVIQEENNIIVIKPEIVERIQSAIQQQPNIEVQDPKSTLQPITVLPTKASDLVPNPETVLSAIDYNRDYNSSARAVDMTVIQPENNLIQAPNLIMVEQEIVERIQPEIVNHPLMVQDPSLTILPNTVPPTKASDLVSNPYQKSPVKAVGSVVIQEGSNIIVIKPEIVDRIQSDIQNQPNIEVQDPKSTLQPITVLPTKASDLVPNPRNLVTSSNKSDYGTQNIPMDAAVQMPLVDCIIPQIICHTILTIEPDTDLPTKASDLVPKPDHNSSAKAVDLTEESSSNQVPNSIVVQQETGNQESHNSTLKEEEKKSDLDISKKDIAQKQATESEKQSGATLLPHQNMKLESHAIADIRKGMDQLQLPDPLPDLLPEAPLTTYIPEPTKQEPITSSQITNPLKEKNSQPASLEKNIITNTQQPANKSEQIYPTPEENPASLEENIITNIQQPVNKSEQIYPTPEENVPKLPQEPEVNANQWPPLGSRSRSKAAPKKEPISPENTLQQSGSVNSSRYTCRLLETRNTNKSMERRVPPAVESKRNLTKNKRDLVMQPKVTGQNYQQGVKEAHVKPKGTETPNQSLKVIKTKKDLISQPIGLDPQGNKENQPQAIVVKPETPPLNGLKNSSDIISQPKPILRDVNQGNCENLSKVTKVPVPDTKSLNVLKKEKDMIAQPKVVLRDDRQCKKENPSKRTVTEMEAKSPIAPQSESAANVKSSSQVKKPLDNKSSEVKLPPKKKLMINSPPKTNDKHKDSVTDSKGSTQVKNPVSTSQQKPLEKIIMNSPSTHHKPKEPVTDSKSSTQVKKPLKAPQDNKDSKPLEIKSPATKKPMLDSPPNIQHKPKEPASTDSRRTSNMFELLEVDDEEVGQLEEPEIKADPQRLGNLKRKEKRRLKKQETAKKNQIRSNKMAAKKAAIAEKEKSEVVKPMPSSESFVGSLPESTTKLKRIEKNELGLWRLTDITKKYSMPESPTAKDVSGCKPIEPRPPPGAPVPQPAPRPPGPPPASPRPAPAGSSGPMIANNQTFKSATNRKNATLSRFMNAISLAALKKTKVPENKASADGSKPTTAKDSTPTLRLRPQMLTKEEVKPCQSTLSVETAQKTLKDSDLNPFRILESFGFPKSQDVATAKSQLSDSGAQESTLTKLSEVKSSVEAAPEVSKKVDLNPFRSVAPVLSQLLDSGAQERFPALRNPFLKLMICKSLLNLKIPDP